One genomic window of Micropterus dolomieu isolate WLL.071019.BEF.003 ecotype Adirondacks linkage group LG14, ASM2129224v1, whole genome shotgun sequence includes the following:
- the cenpt gene encoding centromere protein T, with translation MDPTEDLSARVLLKHILSTDTPRTPITRSASNAPSTSATRRSSRLSKKDAGPKTPQDILRRSLKHKLHENLTRKSLPNTKRRTASVVLRKINMPTPGSLPFDDGDTPRHILMNIMRTEPVRSPVVHEEAASEEPQPSSASITSKRPSIELSGLDLPDITIGTAASTVKGLSRKRPRRSLNVTAFEKRLKDGNDVEEENESTSDLTSLSLSSSTSLSLKTPFVDVQTERNGLQRRISKRRKITEEEFGAAVDKRQMGGVSSFVLAERGLSETAYSEGFTLGLSKLSEPDITTDIVHCNTALYAHADAMSNFSIVATQDKPTVMASQLQRQIREMEQEEQMGAEPGKGKSMYLFPTEEEAEPQNEEGFYQLEEDVNAADVQPEDAAAMSKSEEDKGTDESQTSVRDDTAKSEEEENQVEAQTEEDAAASSQSEEEEIAADSQTEEEEEGGVDSQPEEDVAGKSTSEEEEVAPDSQTEEEAAAVDSQSKEDVAAKSLSEEEDVEEYQSDQEDEANSQSEEEHDGEPVEEDTEQKSEQLQRDLEHITRRTHCSEGGLIVPVTDAGWSDGRSKAHSAVGLHSSLAMGSYESGLPPVGVPDSAESPTQIQTDASYTEAKPDANKENSLQGMPDIEYSGHMSHNSPEEAAADDPAEQEEEWEDDEDGDDIPSKTPAFVREKMKIFHSDPQASPSVFRNTQASSTSEGLPATKPKQVRKRRSGPAKNEGGLPKSYLMGMFKHFAKTKVSADVYPVLKETMDKFFERLADDLETYAVHAKRKTIEVEDAELLLKRQGYVNDKVPVEVLIEKYLRMDQRKLLIPIATSGNVVIPKKRR, from the exons ATGGATCCAACGGAGGACTTGTCTGCTCGAGTCCTGCTGAAACATATTCTCAGCACCGACACACCCAGGACTCCCATCACCCGCAG TGCCTCCAATGCACCAAGCACCAGCGCGACCAGGCGCAGCAGTAGACTCAGCAAGAAAGATGCTGGGCCCAAAACCCCACAGGACATCCTGAGGCGCAGCCTGAAACATAAACTACATGAG aatttaaccaggaagtccctGCCCAATACTAAAAGGAGAACTGCCTCAGTTGTGCTCAGAAAGATAAACATGCCTACCCCAGGCTCACTTCCGTTCGATGATGGAGACACACCGAGGCACATACTCATGAACATCATGCGGAcag AGCCTGTGAGGTCCCCTGTGGTTCACGAGGAAGCTGCATCAGAAGAACCACAGCCATCTTCAGCCAGCATTACCAGCAAGCGTCCTAG CATTGAGCTGTCAGGGTTGGACTTGCCTGATATAACGATTGGCACCGCAGCTAGTACTGTAAAGGGACTGAGCAGAAAAAGACCACGTCGGAGCCTTAATGTAACAGCTTTTGAAAAGCGTCTCAAAGATGGAAATG ATGTTGAAGAGGAAAATGAATCAACAAGTGACCTTACATCACTTTCTTTGTCAAG TTCCACCTCTCTGAGTTTAAAAACACCCTTTGTGGATGTTCAGACTGAGAGAAATGGCCTGCAGAGAAGAATTTCTAAACGTCGAAAAATCACAGAGGAAGAATTTGGAGCCGCTGTTGATAAAAGGCAGATGGGAG GAGTGAGCAGCTTTGTGCTGGCAGAGCGGGGCCTCAGTGAGACCGCCTACTCTGAGGGCTTCACTTTGGGCCTAAGTAAACTCAGTGAACCTGATATCACGACTGACATTGTCCACTGTAACACAGCTCTCTACGCTCATGCTGATGCCATGTCCAACTTTTCTATTGTTGCAACTCAAGACAAACCCACAGTGATGGCATCTCAGCTTCAGAGACAGATCAGAGAgatggagcaggaggagcagatgGGAGCGGAGCCAGGGAAAGGGAaatcaatgtatttatttccgACTGAAGAAGAGGCAGAACCTCAGAATGAAGAAGGTTTTTATCAGTTGGAGGAAGATGTGAACGCAGCTGATGTTCAACCTGAAGATGCTGCGGCCATGTCAAAATCTGAGGAAGATAAAGGTACAGATGAATCTCAGACTAGTGTAAGGGATGATACAGCCAAgtctgaggaagaggagaaccAAGTGGAAGCTCAAACTGAAGAGGATGCTGCAGCCAGCTCTCAGTCTGAGGAAGAGGAGATTGCTGCAGATTCTCAAaccgaagaagaagaagaaggtggagTTGATTCCCAGCCTGaagaggatgttgcaggcaagTCTACgtctgaggaagaggaggttgcaccagactctcaaaccgAAGAAGAAGCAGCTGCTGTTGATTCTCAGTCTAAGGAGGATGTTGCAGCCAAGTCTTTGTCTGAGGAAGAGGACGTTGAAGAATATCAAAGTGATCAAGAGGATGAAGCCAATTCTCAATCTGAAGAAGAGCAtgacggggagccagtggaggaaGATACTGAGCAGAAATCAGAACAGCTGCAACGTGACCTGGAACACATCACTCGAAGGACTCATTGCTCTGAGGGGGGGCTCATTGTGCCGGTTACAGACGCAG GGTGGTCTGATGGCAGGTCCAAAGCACACAGTGCTGTTGGTTTACACAGCAGCCTGGCAATGGGAAGCTATGAGAGCGGCCTGCCTCCTGTTGGGGTCCCTGACTCGGCTGAGTCCCCAacccaaatacagacagatgCGTCTTACACAGAGGCCAAGCCTGATGCTAACAAAGAGAACTCCCTTCAGGGGATGCCTGATATTGAATACAGTGGGCACATGAGTCACAACTCACCtgaagaagctgctgctgaCGACCCTGCTGAACAGGAGGAAGAGTGGGAGGATGATGAAGATGGTGACG ACATCCCCAGCAAGACGCCGGCATTTGtcagagagaaaatgaagatTTTTCACTCTGATCCTCAGGCTTCACCTTCTGTCTTTAGGAACACTCAAGCCAG TAGTACAAGTGAAGGTTTGCCTGCAACTAAACCTAAGCAGGTGAGAAAGAGGAGGTCCGGGCCAGCTAAAAACGAAGGCGGCCTTCCTAAGAGCTACCTGATGGGCATGTTCAAGCACTTTGCCAAAACGAAGGTCTCTGCAGATGTGTACCCTGTCCTAAAAGAAAC AATGGATAAATTCTTCGAGCGGCTGGCGGACGACTTGGAGACGTATGCTGTTCACGCAAAGAGAAAAACCATAGAGGTTGAAGACGCTGAACTTCTGCTGAAAAG GCAGGGTTATGTGAATGACAAGGTGCCGGTGGAAGTGCTTATTGAAAAATATCTTCGAATGGACCAGCGCAAGCTCCTGATCCCCATAGCAACCAGTGGAAATGTTGTAATCCCTAAAAAGCGGAGatga
- the LOC123982714 gene encoding speckle-type POZ protein — MSRVPSPPPPAEMSSGPVAESWCYTQIKVVKFSYMWTINNFSFCREEMGEVIKSSTFSSGANDKLKWCLRVNPKGLDEESKDYLSLYLLLVSCPKAEVRAKFKFSILNAKGEETKAMESQRAYRFVQGKDWGFKKFIRRDFLLDEANGLLPDDKLTLFCEVSVVQDSVNISGQNTMNMVKVPDCRLADELGGLWENSRFTDCSLCVAGQEFQAHKAILAARSPVFSAMFEHEMEESKKNRVEINDVEPEVFKEMMCFIYTDKAPNLDKMADDLLAAADKYALERLKVMCEDALCTSLSVENAAEILILADLHSADQLKTQAVDFINYHAAEVMETAGWKSMVASHPHLVAEAYRSLASAQCPFLGPPRKRLKQS, encoded by the exons ATGTCAAGAGTCCCGAGTCCCCCTCCCCCTGCGGAAATGTCCAGCGGGCCTGTGGCCGAGAGCTGGTGTTACACACAG ATCAAAGTGGTGAAGTTCTCTTACATGTGGACCATCAACAACTTCAGCTTCTGTCGTGAGGAGATGGGTGAGGTCATCAAGAGCTCAACCTTCTCTTCCGGGGCCAATGACAAGCTGAAATG GTGTTTGCGAGTGAATCCTAAGGGCCTGGATGAGGAGAGCAAAGActacctgtctctctacctgctgCTGGTCAGCTGTCCAAAGGCAGAGGTGCGCGCCAAGTTCAAGTTCTCCATCCTCAACGCTAAGGGGGAGGAGACCAAAGCCATGG AAAGCCAGAGGGCATATCGCTTTGTCCAGGGGAAAGACTGGGGCTTTAAAAAGTTCATCCGGAGAGATTTCCTCCTAGATGAGGCCAACGGTCTCCTACCTGATGACAAGCTCACACTCTTCTGTGAG GTGAGTGTGGTGCAGGACTCGGTCAACATATCGGGGCAGAACACCATGAACATGGTGAAGGTGCCTGACTGCCGGCTAGCAGATGAGCTGGGGGGGCTGTGGGAGAACTCCCGCTTCACAGACTGCTCCCTGTGTGTGGCTGGCCAGGAGTTTCAGGCCCACAAAGCCATCCTGGCAG CACGTTCCCCTGTATTCAGCGCCATGTTTGAGCATGAGATGGAAGAGAGCAAAAAG AACCGGGTGGAGATTAACGATGTGGAGCCGGAGGTTTTCAAAGAGATGATGTGCTTCATTTACACAGACAAGGCTCCCAACTTGGACAAGATGGCTGATGACTTGCTGGCAGCGGCTGACAAG TACGCTCTGGAGAGACTGAAGGTCATGTGCGAGGACGCGCTCTGcaccagtctgtctgtggaaAATGCTGCCGAGATCCTCATCCTGGCTGACCTGCACAGTGCCGACCAGCTTAAAACACAGGCCGTTGACTTCATCAACTA CCATGCTGCAGAGGTAATGGAGACAGCAGGTTGGAAGTCCATGGTGGCGTCTCATCCACACCTGGTGGCCGAAGCGTACCGCTCCCTGGCTTCGGCCCAGTGCCCTTTCCTCGGACCCCCACGCAAGCGCCTCAAACAATCCTAA